A stretch of the Candidatus Jettenia sp. AMX2 genome encodes the following:
- the murJ gene encoding murein biosynthesis integral membrane protein MurJ, whose product MSDSYSLFRSVRIISICTFSSRILGLARDMICASIFGTGMVWDAFTVAFKIPNLFRRLFGEGALSAAFIPVFTEHIEKQGKEEAWRFAHIIATLLIIVLGGIVLLGEGYFFLIPKLVHLQEKWQLIYNLLIIMFPYVLFICLVAFIGAVLNTVHHFFMPAFAPVVMNVCWILGAVLSPYLGNTLEKMVYAVAVSTFLSGLIQILIHIPVLKKKNILYRPVLRFSHPGLKLVLTRMAPIVFGLAIVQVNVLLDSIIAVGFSTPLGRQDYFSLAGIAIPYPLRTGAASVLYYSDRLIQFPLGVFGIAMATAVFPLFSTHAVRGDWSNFSTTFNKALKYILFIGIPASLGIIMLREPIVDLLYRRNQFDAESAYRTSQVIFFYGMAIWAYCGLHILIRAFYSVKDTVTPVKVGAACVGVNLVLNLTLIWVLEEGGLALSTAISAMVQIIVLTILLQKRLRIKIRSEVAVCLQKTVLASIIMAVTCWFVLKLFPDLNGAGSLYFKGFRLFIPMLSAATAFCATSFLLRSEEFRDMVRLSLRKT is encoded by the coding sequence ATGTCTGATTCGTACAGCCTGTTCCGCTCAGTAAGAATCATCAGTATCTGTACTTTCTCAAGCCGCATACTTGGCCTTGCAAGGGATATGATTTGCGCCAGTATTTTTGGAACGGGCATGGTCTGGGATGCCTTTACGGTAGCCTTCAAGATCCCCAACCTCTTCCGGCGCCTCTTTGGAGAAGGGGCTCTCAGTGCAGCCTTTATCCCTGTCTTTACCGAACACATTGAAAAGCAGGGTAAGGAAGAGGCATGGAGATTTGCCCATATTATAGCCACCCTGCTTATCATCGTCCTGGGAGGGATCGTATTGCTGGGTGAAGGGTATTTCTTCCTCATTCCCAAACTGGTTCATCTGCAAGAAAAATGGCAACTCATTTATAACCTGCTCATTATTATGTTTCCTTATGTGCTCTTTATCTGTTTAGTAGCATTTATTGGTGCTGTTCTGAATACCGTTCACCATTTTTTTATGCCTGCATTCGCGCCCGTCGTCATGAATGTATGCTGGATTCTGGGGGCTGTCCTGTCTCCCTATCTGGGGAATACCCTGGAAAAGATGGTCTATGCAGTTGCTGTCTCAACATTTCTGTCAGGACTGATACAGATACTTATTCATATTCCTGTACTAAAAAAGAAAAACATCCTCTACCGCCCTGTTCTCCGGTTTTCACATCCGGGTTTAAAACTGGTTTTAACCCGTATGGCGCCGATTGTCTTTGGGCTCGCCATTGTCCAGGTCAATGTTTTACTTGACAGTATTATTGCCGTTGGTTTTTCCACTCCGCTGGGCAGGCAAGATTATTTTTCTCTTGCAGGAATTGCCATCCCTTATCCTCTCAGGACCGGCGCTGCATCCGTGCTGTACTACAGCGACCGGCTGATTCAGTTTCCCCTGGGTGTGTTTGGCATTGCCATGGCTACGGCCGTATTCCCCCTCTTTTCTACCCATGCCGTACGTGGAGACTGGAGTAATTTTTCAACTACCTTCAACAAGGCATTAAAATATATCCTCTTTATCGGCATCCCTGCCTCTTTGGGAATCATTATGCTCCGCGAGCCTATCGTCGATCTCCTTTACCGGAGAAATCAATTCGATGCAGAATCTGCATACAGGACATCACAGGTTATTTTTTTCTACGGCATGGCTATATGGGCATACTGCGGACTGCATATACTGATCCGTGCATTTTATTCCGTCAAAGACACGGTTACCCCGGTAAAAGTCGGTGCAGCGTGTGTTGGTGTTAACCTCGTTTTAAATCTCACGCTGATCTGGGTGCTGGAGGAAGGTGGTTTGGCCCTTTCCACCGCTATCAGTGCCATGGTACAAATCATTGTTTTAACCATCCTGTTACAAAAAAGACTCCGTATCAAAATCAGAAGCGAAGTTGCCGTTTGCTTACAAAAAACGGTATTGGCTTCGATAATAATGGCAGTTACATGCTGGTTTGTCCTTAAGTTGTTTCCTGATCTTAACGGAGCTGGCAGTCTCTATTTCAAAGGATTTCGTTTATTTATTCCCATGCTATCTGCGGCAACAGCTTTCTGTGCAACCTCTTTTCTCCTCAGATCGGAAGAATTCCGTGATATGGTCAGGCTTTCATTAAGAAAGACATAA
- a CDS encoding DUF1016 N-terminal domain-containing protein has product MRSNIIKTNDYRRFIQEIKQRIQSAQIKAAVAVNRELLRLYWDLAKRIVEKQKQTRWGDGFIDQMSRDLRKEFPDMKGFSLSNLKYMRQWYLLFEKSQQVVGQITQIPWGHNIAIITRCKNIDEAIFYIQKQFKITGPGRC; this is encoded by the coding sequence ATGAGAAGCAACATTATCAAAACCAATGATTACAGGCGGTTTATTCAGGAGATAAAACAACGTATTCAGTCTGCGCAAATCAAAGCGGCTGTTGCGGTCAATCGAGAGTTGTTGCGTCTTTATTGGGACCTGGCAAAACGGATTGTTGAAAAGCAAAAACAAACCAGGTGGGGAGATGGCTTTATCGACCAAATGAGCCGCGATTTGCGGAAAGAATTTCCTGATATGAAGGGATTTTCGCTCTCTAATTTGAAATACATGCGACAATGGTATCTTTTATTTGAAAAAAGCCAACAGGTTGTTGGCCAAATAACGCAGATTCCATGGGGACATAATATTGCGATCATAACCAGGTGCAAAAATATAGATGAAGCGATTTTCTATATTCAAAAACAATTCAAAATAACTGGTCCAGGGCGGTGTTGA
- a CDS encoding ATP-binding protein, which yields MRQFFNQTEVIGILHGFNPWWSGKSYTCPDFKRLAFEPCRNYLENASLRRAILLSGPRRVGKTTILLQIADYLIKNGNDPKGVFYISLDHPMIKLLSLQKILNIYHDFIYPRGKGAFLLFDEIQYSKEWETETKLLIDHHPGFRILATGSASVVHRERLAESGVGRWITVPIPTLSFYEFVQIQGEKFSEIPDSLKPSDLFSIPQKEIPNLAHCFRGLLPFFQQYLLVGGFPETATLKNINLCQRLLREDVVERVLKRDMTALFGVRNINELEKLFIYLCLHSGGIVAIKTCADALGTSHTTVANHLTLLEQANLIYRLPPAEAGGKKILRARNKYYLVDAALRNAVLLRGEDILANSEEMGIIAETTTHRHLYSFYYRDIPEIVYWRDPATDKEVDIIVRSPKYIIPFEVKYRENPKLSAASGLVAYCRLEKKVKRAYWVTKQDSDFGVTTFEGLEDKSGEQTQFLKIPAHILCYLLGQAERLLWK from the coding sequence TTGAGACAATTTTTTAATCAAACCGAGGTTATTGGCATCCTCCACGGGTTTAATCCCTGGTGGTCAGGCAAGTCGTATACCTGTCCTGATTTCAAAAGGCTTGCCTTTGAGCCATGCAGGAATTATCTTGAGAATGCTTCCCTCAGGAGAGCCATCCTCTTATCAGGGCCGCGCCGGGTTGGGAAGACTACCATTTTATTGCAGATTGCTGATTACTTAATAAAGAATGGGAATGATCCTAAAGGAGTCTTCTACATTAGTCTCGATCATCCTATGATAAAACTTCTCAGTCTGCAAAAGATACTGAATATTTATCATGATTTTATCTATCCCAGGGGAAAAGGGGCTTTCCTGCTCTTCGACGAAATTCAGTATTCAAAGGAATGGGAAACGGAAACCAAGCTCCTGATTGACCATCATCCCGGTTTTCGTATCCTTGCCACAGGCTCTGCAAGTGTGGTGCATCGTGAGCGCCTTGCCGAGAGTGGCGTGGGCAGATGGATAACAGTCCCGATCCCTACCCTTTCCTTTTACGAATTTGTTCAAATTCAGGGCGAGAAATTTTCTGAAATTCCTGATTCTTTGAAACCATCAGATCTTTTTTCGATCCCTCAAAAAGAGATTCCGAATCTTGCTCATTGTTTTCGTGGGCTTCTTCCTTTTTTTCAGCAGTATCTCCTTGTCGGGGGATTTCCTGAAACTGCCACACTGAAAAATATAAATCTTTGCCAGAGGCTACTCAGGGAAGACGTAGTGGAGAGGGTGCTGAAAAGAGATATGACCGCGCTGTTTGGAGTCAGAAACATCAATGAACTTGAAAAACTGTTCATCTATTTATGCCTGCACAGCGGCGGAATTGTAGCAATAAAAACCTGCGCTGATGCCCTTGGGACGTCACACACAACTGTGGCTAATCATCTCACACTACTTGAGCAAGCCAATTTGATCTATCGGTTACCACCCGCAGAGGCGGGCGGGAAAAAAATTCTGAGGGCAAGAAACAAGTATTATCTTGTTGATGCCGCATTGAGAAATGCCGTTCTGCTTCGGGGGGAAGATATCCTTGCCAATTCCGAAGAGATGGGGATAATAGCCGAGACGACAACCCATCGTCACCTGTACTCATTTTATTACCGGGATATCCCTGAAATAGTCTACTGGCGCGATCCGGCAACAGACAAGGAGGTGGATATTATCGTAAGAAGTCCAAAATACATTATCCCTTTCGAAGTTAAGTACAGAGAGAATCCAAAGTTGAGTGCGGCCAGCGGACTTGTTGCCTATTGCCGGCTTGAAAAAAAGGTTAAACGTGCATACTGGGTAACAAAACAGGATAGTGATTTTGGGGTTACAACCTTCGAAGGATTAGAGGATAAATCCGGCGAGCAAACCCAGTTCTTGAAAATACCGGCTCATATTCTCTGTTACCTGCTCGGACAGGCGGAGAGACTGCTGTGGAAATAA
- a CDS encoding ORF6N domain-containing protein, producing the protein MYTTRGVQVMLDSDLAELYGVEVKRLNEQVRRNIERFPEEFMFQLSADEYIALRSQFATFDSGRGKHRKYLSYAFTEQGVAMLSAVLRSETAVRTSIQIINAFIAMRRFITANARIFYRLDAVEQKQLEHKLEADEKFKKIFSAIEAKEIKPRQGIFFNGQIFDAYRFVSDLFRTAKKSIIIIDNYIDDTVLTHLTKRHKNVTVTFLTKLISNQLMLDVKKYNEQYPSVGIKEFKNSHDRFIIIDGNTFYHFGASLKDLGKKWFAFSKMDIGAAEMLANLKKVKLV; encoded by the coding sequence ATCTACACTACTCGCGGTGTGCAGGTAATGTTAGATAGTGATCTGGCTGAACTGTACGGCGTTGAAGTAAAAAGATTGAATGAGCAGGTAAGACGAAACATTGAGAGATTTCCGGAAGAATTTATGTTTCAACTGTCTGCTGATGAATACATCGCTCTAAGGTCGCAATTTGCGACCTTTGACAGCGGACGCGGAAAACACAGGAAATATTTATCCTATGCGTTCACCGAACAGGGCGTTGCCATGCTTTCTGCGGTATTACGAAGCGAAACCGCTGTCAGGACAAGCATCCAAATTATTAATGCATTTATCGCCATGCGCAGGTTTATTACCGCGAATGCCAGGATTTTCTATCGGCTCGATGCAGTTGAGCAGAAACAGCTTGAACACAAGCTTGAAGCGGATGAAAAATTCAAAAAGATTTTCAGCGCCATAGAAGCAAAGGAAATCAAACCAAGACAAGGCATTTTTTTTAACGGTCAGATTTTCGATGCTTACCGGTTTGTATCCGATCTTTTCAGAACTGCAAAAAAATCAATAATTATCATAGACAACTATATTGATGATACCGTCCTCACGCATCTCACCAAACGGCATAAGAACGTTACGGTTACCTTTCTGACCAAATTAATTTCTAATCAACTGATGCTTGATGTAAAAAAATACAATGAACAGTATCCTTCTGTCGGGATAAAAGAGTTTAAGAACTCCCACGATCGCTTTATCATAATTGACGGTAATACCTTTTATCACTTCGGGGCGTCACTGAAAGACCTCGGGAAAAAATGGTTTGCATTCTCAAAGATGGATATCGGGGCAGCGGAAATGCTGGCGAATTTGAAGAAGGTGAAGCTGGTATGA
- the tnpA gene encoding IS200/IS605 family transposase, whose protein sequence is MQIVFAVKGRLNIIQSRYREELHKYITGIVQNREHKMLSIFCMPDHTHLLVGLKPSIAISDLARDIKAGSSNFINDNRWVPGKFNWQEGFGAFSYSRSHIDAVIKYILHQEDHHKKKTFKEEYLDFLKKYEIKYDKKYLFEWIE, encoded by the coding sequence ATTCAGATTGTCTTTGCCGTAAAAGGCAGACTAAATATAATTCAAAGCCGGTATCGGGAGGAGTTGCATAAATACATCACGGGCATTGTTCAAAATCGCGAACACAAAATGTTATCCATTTTTTGCATGCCCGATCATACCCATTTGCTGGTTGGACTAAAACCATCCATTGCAATTTCTGATTTGGCAAGAGATATAAAAGCCGGCTCATCAAATTTCATCAATGATAACAGATGGGTACCAGGAAAATTCAATTGGCAGGAGGGGTTCGGGGCATTCTCTTATTCCAGAAGCCATATAGACGCCGTTATCAAATACATCCTCCATCAGGAGGATCATCACAAAAAGAAAACCTTCAAGGAAGAATATCTTGATTTTTTGAAGAAATATGAAATCAAATATGATAAAAAATATTTGTTTGAGTGGATAGAATGA
- the hisH gene encoding imidazole glycerol phosphate synthase subunit HisH: MIVIVDYGMGNLRSVEKGFERFGFNVKVTDNLTEIRNADKLVLPGVGAFRDAMEGLRQRGLTGPIVDWIKSGKPFLGICLGLQLLFSKSYEDGEHEGLGIIPGKVVRFDFSGKKEHAGLKIPHMGWNQINLKKQDVPLLKDVPDNAYVYFVHSYYVCPEDENVIATETDYGIRFTSMIWHRNIFATQFHPEKSQQNGLTMLKNFGDL, from the coding sequence ATGATCGTTATCGTTGATTACGGAATGGGAAACCTTCGTAGTGTAGAGAAAGGTTTTGAACGGTTCGGTTTCAATGTGAAGGTTACTGATAATCTTACAGAAATCAGAAATGCGGACAAACTGGTGCTTCCCGGGGTTGGCGCCTTTCGGGATGCAATGGAAGGTTTGAGGCAGAGGGGATTGACCGGGCCCATTGTGGACTGGATTAAATCAGGAAAGCCATTTCTGGGGATATGTCTTGGATTGCAATTATTGTTTTCGAAAAGTTATGAGGATGGTGAGCATGAAGGTTTGGGTATTATTCCCGGTAAGGTAGTCCGGTTTGATTTCTCCGGAAAGAAGGAACATGCGGGGTTGAAGATTCCGCATATGGGCTGGAATCAAATTAATCTTAAGAAACAGGATGTGCCGCTGTTGAAGGATGTGCCTGATAATGCCTATGTGTATTTTGTGCATTCATACTATGTCTGTCCGGAAGATGAAAATGTCATTGCCACGGAGACAGATTATGGTATCCGGTTTACCTCTATGATCTGGCACCGGAACATCTTTGCTACGCAATTCCACCCCGAGAAAAGCCAGCAGAATGGTCTGACGATGCTGAAAAATTTTGGTGATTTGTAA
- a CDS encoding AAA domain-containing protein codes for MDTTESNEVPGISLEHDKVVRLFTYLKELCALRTTQVRNIADYDQVFWLGDLPHHKLCHCVFWHLTDPTIPTSEYHADSWMEIRKPVIKSPPELPEELEPWVKDEELTDSSLSEPGFYEQIPLSALQDDSDSDTDLNVLVSINDYPHILDEYINYIETKWKHWAYEDRELQKVQKAYNKLFNIYQRQKNLGEQYEVIVGAGLLVWKSPNSGEIKRHILAIQTRIELDKDRGTLSSGPALDGPQPMLECSLLETTDRPNPTDLTDIEKNIILLDGDPLNTSGLERVLRGFSHSLPIPGDYAPLFEHTGGTSEKPIVILAPALILRKRTRQTFEAFYNQIIDQIKDGEELPENIRRIITIVGDSPNAEKEAVVRHLDATTPTLSDTELYFPLPANDEQKQIVQKAEHRLGVLVQGPPGTGKSHTIANLISHFLANGKRILVTSETPRALDVLRKMLPREIEDLCVVWLGSDQESRDALNKSVKGIIGRKESWNKSRDLNLIDQYARQLDTERKEQAKLRHDLRAGREADIYKHSNVFGRYSGTLQQIAEQINQDRDQFQWFADRPRDVTDPVVTADELLKMSQIRQKLTPDIIEQLKYRLFPLEQLIQPNEFCRLVDVEQKAYLAHKEAQDNHNYPGYAQLSNLDRKKRDEIKEMIEVILTAQDALTRHFHSWVEHVSREILGD; via the coding sequence ATGGATACAACTGAATCAAATGAGGTACCTGGAATTTCCTTAGAGCATGACAAGGTTGTAAGGCTTTTCACCTATCTGAAGGAACTTTGCGCTTTACGTACAACCCAGGTACGCAATATTGCAGATTACGATCAGGTCTTTTGGCTTGGTGACCTTCCGCACCACAAGTTGTGCCATTGTGTGTTCTGGCATTTGACCGATCCGACGATACCAACATCCGAGTATCATGCTGATTCGTGGATGGAAATCCGCAAACCTGTGATCAAAAGTCCTCCCGAACTTCCAGAAGAATTGGAACCATGGGTCAAAGATGAGGAGCTAACAGATTCTTCGTTGAGTGAGCCAGGCTTCTACGAACAAATTCCACTTTCAGCACTTCAGGACGACTCCGATTCCGATACAGACCTAAATGTACTTGTATCAATTAACGATTATCCACACATCCTTGATGAGTATATCAATTACATTGAAACAAAGTGGAAACATTGGGCATACGAAGATCGTGAATTACAAAAGGTTCAGAAGGCTTACAATAAACTATTCAATATTTATCAACGGCAGAAAAATCTTGGAGAACAATATGAGGTTATTGTCGGGGCTGGACTTCTCGTATGGAAATCACCGAACAGCGGAGAAATCAAGCGCCATATTCTCGCCATTCAAACGAGAATCGAACTTGACAAGGACAGAGGAACATTGAGCTCAGGGCCGGCACTTGACGGCCCACAGCCGATGCTTGAATGTAGTCTGCTGGAGACTACGGACAGACCAAACCCAACTGACCTCACAGACATTGAAAAAAATATAATCTTACTGGACGGTGATCCATTGAATACTTCTGGACTCGAACGCGTGCTGCGAGGATTCTCCCATTCGCTTCCTATTCCCGGGGATTACGCACCTTTATTTGAACATACCGGAGGAACGTCCGAAAAACCGATTGTCATACTCGCACCTGCTTTGATTCTCCGCAAGAGAACAAGACAGACATTCGAGGCATTTTACAATCAGATAATTGATCAAATCAAGGATGGGGAGGAACTACCTGAGAATATCCGGAGGATTATTACTATTGTTGGTGATTCTCCCAACGCAGAAAAGGAAGCAGTTGTAAGACATTTGGATGCTACAACGCCAACTTTATCAGACACTGAGCTGTATTTCCCGCTCCCTGCTAATGATGAGCAAAAACAGATTGTTCAGAAAGCAGAGCATCGACTTGGCGTGCTTGTCCAAGGACCGCCAGGCACAGGTAAGTCTCACACAATTGCAAACCTCATATCTCATTTTCTGGCTAATGGTAAACGTATTCTTGTTACCAGTGAAACACCGCGGGCCCTGGATGTCTTGCGCAAGATGCTACCTCGAGAGATTGAAGATCTTTGCGTGGTCTGGTTAGGCTCCGATCAAGAATCGCGTGACGCCCTAAATAAGTCTGTGAAAGGAATTATCGGGCGAAAAGAAAGCTGGAATAAGTCAAGGGATCTTAATCTGATTGACCAGTATGCACGCCAACTTGATACAGAGCGAAAAGAACAGGCAAAATTACGACACGACTTACGAGCCGGCAGGGAGGCAGACATATATAAGCATTCAAACGTGTTCGGTCGTTACTCGGGAACGCTTCAGCAGATTGCCGAACAGATTAATCAAGATCGTGATCAATTTCAGTGGTTTGCTGATAGACCAAGAGACGTAACTGATCCTGTTGTTACGGCAGATGAATTATTGAAGATGTCACAAATACGCCAGAAACTGACCCCTGATATTATCGAGCAACTCAAGTATCGCCTTTTTCCCTTAGAGCAGTTGATTCAACCCAATGAATTCTGCCGACTTGTGGACGTCGAACAAAAAGCCTATCTTGCGCATAAAGAGGCACAAGACAACCACAACTATCCGGGTTACGCTCAACTATCTAACCTTGACCGTAAGAAGCGGGATGAAATCAAAGAGATGATTGAAGTGATTCTCACGGCACAGGATGCTCTTACCAGGCATTTTCATTCATGGGTGGAACATGTCTCCCGTGAAATTTTGGGGGATTAG
- a CDS encoding prepilin peptidase, whose translation MKGTDSKDFLDMVSPSSFLMFFIAGLIVGSFLNVCIYRIPRQLSLLSPGSFCPNCSIPVRWYNNIPVISYLVLGGRCRSCGDKISIRYPVIELLTGYVFVHFYSVFIQARQESFSVLFIYLALCCALIIATFIDLESYIIPNEITFTGMPLALVLSLVYPGLHIEPHTLRDFLLTGFERFDAFIASLAGLAVGGGLTFLCSILGKWAFKKDAMGFGDVKLMGMIGGIVGWKLSVAIFFLAPFFGLLMAIPVLLVKKRHLIPYGPFLSLATLVCILCQDYFIRLMNMYIQVFSVLLSINFLFFLHVFQNT comes from the coding sequence TTGAAGGGTACTGATAGTAAAGATTTCCTGGATATGGTCAGTCCAAGTTCATTTCTGATGTTTTTTATTGCAGGGCTTATAGTAGGGAGTTTTCTGAATGTTTGTATCTACCGGATACCCAGACAACTTTCCTTGCTATCGCCTGGCTCATTTTGTCCGAATTGCAGCATCCCTGTCAGATGGTATAACAACATCCCTGTCATTAGTTATCTCGTGCTGGGGGGGCGATGCCGGAGTTGCGGGGATAAGATATCAATACGCTATCCGGTTATAGAGTTGCTGACAGGCTATGTATTCGTACATTTTTATTCTGTTTTTATCCAGGCAAGGCAGGAATCTTTTTCCGTTTTATTTATTTATCTTGCTCTCTGCTGTGCTCTTATTATAGCAACCTTCATAGATCTTGAATCATATATCATTCCCAATGAAATTACATTTACCGGTATGCCGCTTGCTCTTGTTTTGAGTCTGGTATATCCGGGTTTGCATATTGAGCCACATACATTGAGGGATTTTTTGCTTACTGGCTTTGAACGGTTTGATGCATTCATTGCTTCCCTGGCAGGGCTGGCCGTTGGTGGAGGTCTTACATTTTTATGCAGCATTCTGGGAAAATGGGCTTTTAAAAAAGACGCCATGGGTTTTGGTGATGTGAAACTCATGGGTATGATAGGAGGCATCGTTGGCTGGAAATTGTCTGTGGCAATCTTTTTTCTTGCACCATTCTTTGGACTTCTTATGGCCATTCCGGTATTGCTGGTTAAGAAGAGACATCTGATTCCTTATGGCCCCTTTTTATCATTAGCAACACTTGTATGTATTCTCTGCCAGGATTATTTCATAAGACTCATGAATATGTATATTCAGGTTTTCTCTGTACTACTATCCATCAATTTCTTGTTTTTTTTGCATGTTTTCCAAAATACATAA
- a CDS encoding glucose-1-phosphate adenylyltransferase — translation MDSVICVILGGGRGERLYPLTKERSKPAVPLAGKYRIIDIPISNCLHSDLNKIYVLTQFNSASLHRHITRAYKFDNFSKGFIEILAASQTTENMNWYQGTADAVRQNLRFFNQPNIDFALILSGDQLYRMNYQEFIKEHIRNNAEVTVSTIPIGRESVQHFGVLKVDEQGCISDFVEKPKDEKVIDDFSIPASTFDRHGIKAGNRTLLASMGIYLFNIDVLNEVLKETKKPDFGKEIIPDIIKKRRVYAYFFDGYWEDIGTIKSFYEANLKLTSLTPSFNFFNEKVPIYTNPLFLPGSTIHTCQAIQSIIADGCIINKAEIQNSVIGIRSIIGSNVFVKNAIIMGADYYESESNIRSNRSKRIPDIGIGNNSHIEKAIIDKNVHIGENVTIKNRENREHFDADNYMIRDHIVIVPKGSVIPSNTVI, via the coding sequence ATGGATAGCGTAATTTGTGTAATTCTTGGCGGCGGACGCGGAGAAAGGCTTTATCCTTTAACAAAAGAAAGGTCAAAACCTGCAGTCCCCCTTGCCGGCAAATACAGAATCATTGACATTCCTATAAGTAATTGCCTGCATTCTGATCTCAACAAGATTTATGTACTCACACAATTCAATTCTGCATCTCTTCACCGGCATATAACAAGGGCATACAAATTTGACAATTTCTCAAAAGGCTTTATTGAGATCCTGGCGGCAAGCCAAACTACGGAAAATATGAATTGGTATCAGGGTACTGCTGATGCCGTACGTCAAAACCTTCGTTTTTTTAATCAACCGAATATTGATTTTGCTCTGATCCTCTCCGGCGACCAGCTCTACCGGATGAATTATCAGGAGTTCATTAAAGAGCATATCAGGAACAATGCAGAAGTAACCGTATCGACCATCCCTATCGGGAGGGAAAGTGTTCAGCATTTTGGTGTTTTAAAAGTAGATGAGCAAGGATGCATCAGCGATTTTGTTGAAAAGCCAAAAGATGAAAAGGTTATCGATGATTTTTCAATACCAGCGTCTACCTTTGACAGGCATGGCATTAAAGCCGGAAACCGTACCCTTTTGGCTTCTATGGGCATTTACCTGTTCAATATTGATGTACTGAACGAGGTGCTCAAAGAAACAAAAAAACCAGACTTTGGCAAGGAAATTATCCCTGATATTATTAAAAAAAGGCGTGTATATGCGTATTTTTTTGACGGCTACTGGGAGGATATCGGAACAATAAAATCATTTTACGAAGCCAACCTGAAACTCACCTCTCTCACCCCGAGTTTTAACTTCTTTAATGAAAAGGTACCTATTTACACAAACCCCCTTTTTTTACCGGGGTCCACCATTCATACATGTCAGGCCATCCAGTCTATCATTGCAGATGGCTGTATTATCAACAAAGCAGAAATTCAAAATTCTGTTATAGGAATAAGGAGTATTATTGGCAGCAATGTGTTTGTAAAAAATGCTATCATTATGGGCGCTGATTACTATGAATCGGAATCCAATATCCGGTCAAACCGGTCCAAAAGGATACCGGACATAGGTATAGGAAATAATTCCCATATAGAAAAAGCGATCATTGATAAGAATGTACATATCGGAGAAAACGTTACCATTAAAAACAGAGAGAACCGCGAACATTTTGATGCGGATAATTATATGATCCGCGACCATATCGTTATCGTGCCCAAAGGCAGCGTTATACCGTCAAACACTGTTATATAG
- a CDS encoding PDDEXK nuclease domain-containing protein: MKTEQDNPTIGILICKSKNDTVVEYALKDVHKPIGVSEYTITRSLPDEFKSSLPSIEEIEAELGGVDKRGM, translated from the coding sequence TTGAAAACAGAACAGGATAATCCCACGATCGGCATTTTGATCTGCAAATCAAAAAACGATACCGTTGTGGAATATGCACTGAAGGATGTTCACAAACCTATTGGCGTAAGCGAATACACCATCACCAGAAGCCTGCCCGATGAGTTTAAATCCTCTCTGCCAAGTATCGAAGAGATTGAAGCGGAATTGGGAGGCGTTGATAAGCGAGGAATGTGA